Proteins co-encoded in one Podospora pseudoanserina strain CBS 124.78 chromosome 7 map unlocalized CBS124.78p_7, whole genome shotgun sequence genomic window:
- a CDS encoding uncharacterized protein (EggNog:ENOG503P9NV) gives MTRHHRHYREGGRDQEPYEYGWDPISIPGAALPPVPVDIPIPAPAPSPPGSLVSFTPPHRDHADHPDSRSRSRSRSRSRSRSRSKSKSSRRRGFSPTPSTTPPNPRPVSRRSVTGRSMIGMPTAATVIGSGYREKGWDYDEVDTPRTPRQRHRDFEKGGYFEDRGTANLKSRWDRTSQLHSAVLIPPPSSGYRHARSRSLSISRTSPSSSVSSSPEFFGIGGFPPMRTSEHRHRKDNKHHNHHALSKKHHPRSSQPQPWYQHDVASHSSPRVALAEAGWPLTTSRPVSRSPPTHEPYVQEYSRYGHHGSAGQNGSREYRPQHFGGYVAVDNLHHFPEKNDLRMGLQRMGLASTSALTEPNTNRTRRKVTGTARKRSESSSRVAETDDGVRERLPPTGQQYKEVHCLILTWSFHDLRAEDYMAPPAADYISLEDESERLIKTLKNYGWQVSEHHIDMNRPVESTTARLNKFCQLASDDVLLVVYYHGHGSLDEDNELVFSSHDHPENSEWAKKAAADLYSELLSRQNGGHGQNKAAFEALMKKYERYRPISHLPWSTLRQPLLTCPSDVLFILDCCAAGGANLPSSSIPQSNTYTKHLFAACGFESSTSDDMTATLCNILDDNAAQGANKTVLTTKRLHQLIEESLQKKNNGVGTSQPIFKQLLPLDPERKIHLPNLGNHPKGRGRRSRRGSQSHANMKMVAVNRRGSEESMNGMMVHGVHHGMGMVRREGSVRGYVLA, from the exons ATGACGAGGCACCACCGTCACTACCGTGAAGGCGGCCGAGATCAAGAGCCCTACGAATACGGCTGGGatcccatctccatccctGGCGCCGCTCTCCCCCCAGTCCCAGTtgacatccccatccccgcccccgccccctcaccaccaggtTCCCTCGTCTCATTCACCCCACCTCATCGTGACCACGCCGATCACCCCgacagcaggagcaggagcaggagcaggagcaggagcaggagcaggagcaggagcaagagcaagagcagcaggagaagaggattCTCGCCAAcaccttccaccacccctcccaatccGCGCCCAGTATCGCGCCGATCCGTGACTGGCAGGTCCATGATTGGAATGCCGACTGCAGCTACCGTCATCGGCTCTGGATACCGGGAAAAGGGCTGGGATTATGATGAAGTAGACACCCCAAGGACACCCCGTCAGCGACACAGGGATTTTGAAAAAGGTGGTTATTTTGAAGACAGGGGCACGGCAAATCTGAAGTCGAGGTGGGACAGGACATCACAACTGCACTCTGCTGTCTTGATaccaccgccctcgtcgGGATATCGCCATGCCAGGTCCAGATCTCTTTCCATATCACgaacctcaccatcaagcaGCGTCAGTTCCTCCCCTGAGTTCTTTGGGATAGGGGGTTTTCCTCCCATGAGGACAAGTGAGCATCGCCATCGCAAggacaacaaacaccacaaccaccatgccCTGTCAAAAAAGCACCACCCTCGCTCgtcacaaccacaaccttGGTATCAGCATGATGTCGCCAGTCATTCCTCTCCCCGCGTTGCCCTTGCAGAGGCAGGTTGGCCTCTGACAACTTCGCGGCCTGTGTCACGGTCACCGCCGACTCACGAGCCGTACGTGCAAGAGTATTCTCGGTATGGACATCATGGCAGCGCTGGGCAGAACGGGAGTCGAGAGTATCGCCCCCAACATTTCGGCGGATACGTTGCCGTTGATAATCTCCATCATTTCCCTGAAAAAAACGACCTCCGGATGGGCCTTCAACGGATGGGTCTCGCGAGCACATCCGCCTTGACCGAACCCAACACAAACCGCACCAGACGTAAAGTGACGGGGACTgcaaggaaaagaagcgaATCTTCCAGTCGCGTGGCGGAGACTGATGACGGTGTCCGTGAACGACTCCCACCCACCGG ACAACAATACAAAGAGGTCCACTGCCTTATTCTCACCTGGTCCTTTCATGACCTCCGAGCAGAGGATTACATGGCCCCGCCAGCAGCTGATTACATCTCCCTCGAAGACGAGAGCGAGCGCTTGATCAAAACCCTCAAGAACTACGGCTGGCAAGTCTCCGAGCACCATATCGACATGAACCGGCCCGTCGaaagcaccaccgccagacTCAACAAGTTCTGTCAGCTGGCCTCGGACGAtgtcttgttggtggtgtacTACCACGGCCATGGTTCCCTTGACGAGGACAATGAACTCGTCTTTAGTAGCCACGACCACCCGGAAAACTCCGAGTGGGCCAAGAAAGCAGCTGCTGACTTGTACTCTGAGCTGCTATCTCGCCAGAATGGAGGACACGGGCAGAACAAGGCGGCATTTGAAGCCTTGATGAAGAAGTA CGAGCGCTACCGCCCTATATCGCACCTCCCCTGGTCCAccctccgccaacctctcctcaccTGCCCCTCGGacgtcctcttcatcctaGACTGCTGCGCCGCCGGCGGAGCCAAcctcccttcctcttccatcccCCAGTCCAACACCTACACCAAACACCTCTTTGCCGCCTGCGGCTTCGAGTCCTCGACGTCCGATGACATGACCGCAACCTTGTGCAACATCCTGGATGACAACGCTGCGCAGGGCGCCAACAAGACTGTTCTGACGACAAAGAGACTGCATCAATTGATAGAGGAAAGCCTccaaaagaagaacaacgGGGTGGGGACCAGCCAGCCGATTTTCAAACAGCTGCTGCCGTTGGATCCGGAAAGGAAGATACACTTGCCTAATCTGGGGAACCACccgaaggggagagggagacggagcaggagggggagtcaGAGCCATGCCAATAtgaagatggtggcggtgaatAGGAGGGGGAGCGAGGAGAGTATGAATGGGATGATGGTTCATGGGGTTCATcatgggatgggaatggtgaggagggaggggagcgTGAGGGGGTATGTTCTTGCTTGA